A genomic stretch from Pirellulales bacterium includes:
- a CDS encoding GNAT family N-acetyltransferase, whose translation MEETRPDVIVNLCESFAGCSAGESYVAAILELLNVPYTGSPPECLALTRDKSLMKRTLLGAGVVTPDFVEVLCGQTLPVSELKQWLGEGPLMVKPAQEDASLGIEAESVVDDWPLLAPQVARIHQHYGTALIERYIAGREFTVGIIELPVLQVLPIAEIEFRPGRELPYPIVTYVAKWTPGSKEDLLTPVCCPANIEPEMAQRLKEAAIAAYRLTRCRDYARIDLRVDGRGKVYVLEVNANPDVGPDAGLARMLRVAEIDYEDFAGRLLEAAMVRARIMCGVWKMEETGAIHTSPVDLLPKKRPADLKIRGILPEDRPVLVEITRSCGIFRPEEITIADEVLRAALQDSQLSGYHVFVAESQGCAVGWSCHGRVPMTDATYDLYWIAVAPKVQGQGIGKRLLTQIERAILADGGRWLLAETSSTAAYHATRSFYLHCGFQPVSEINDFYRPGDGKTTFGKRLDLP comes from the coding sequence TTGGAAGAGACGCGTCCCGATGTAATTGTCAATTTGTGCGAAAGTTTTGCCGGTTGTTCAGCCGGTGAATCTTACGTGGCTGCGATTTTGGAACTATTGAATGTGCCGTATACGGGTTCCCCGCCTGAATGCTTAGCCTTGACGCGCGACAAATCGCTCATGAAGCGAACTCTATTGGGGGCAGGTGTGGTGACGCCGGATTTTGTCGAAGTACTATGCGGTCAAACGCTGCCGGTATCAGAACTGAAGCAATGGCTGGGTGAGGGACCGCTGATGGTAAAACCGGCCCAGGAAGACGCCAGCTTGGGCATTGAGGCGGAAAGCGTAGTTGATGATTGGCCTTTATTGGCGCCGCAAGTGGCCAGGATCCATCAACACTACGGCACCGCATTGATCGAACGCTACATTGCGGGTCGGGAGTTTACCGTGGGCATCATTGAGCTTCCCGTTTTGCAGGTGTTGCCGATTGCGGAAATTGAATTTCGTCCTGGCCGCGAATTGCCATACCCAATCGTTACTTATGTCGCTAAATGGACTCCAGGTTCAAAAGAGGATTTGTTGACGCCGGTTTGCTGTCCGGCGAATATTGAACCGGAGATGGCGCAACGGTTGAAAGAAGCGGCGATCGCCGCTTATCGACTTACAAGATGCCGAGATTATGCCAGGATAGATTTGCGTGTCGACGGTCGAGGGAAGGTGTACGTGTTGGAGGTGAATGCCAATCCGGATGTGGGTCCTGATGCTGGATTAGCACGAATGCTCCGGGTGGCGGAGATTGACTACGAAGATTTTGCTGGGCGGCTGCTAGAAGCGGCAATGGTGAGGGCAAGGATCATGTGCGGCGTATGGAAGATGGAAGAAACTGGAGCCATCCATACATCTCCTGTAGATCTGCTGCCAAAAAAGAGACCGGCTGACTTGAAAATACGAGGAATACTTCCAGAAGATCGGCCGGTGCTGGTTGAAATCACTCGCTCGTGTGGCATTTTCCGGCCGGAGGAGATCACCATTGCAGACGAAGTTCTGCGTGCCGCGCTTCAGGATAGCCAATTGAGCGGCTATCATGTTTTCGTTGCAGAGTCGCAGGGTTGTGCTGTCGGATGGTCGTGCCACGGCCGGGTTCCCATGACCGATGCTACCTACGACTTGTATTGGATTGCCGTAGCGCCTAAAGTGCAAGGCCAAGGCATCGGGAAACGATTGCTTACCCAAATTGAGCGCGCCATACTGGCGGATGGCGGTCGCTGGTTGCTGGCGGAAACTTCCTCAACGGCAGCCTACCATGCCACACGCTCATTCTACCTCCACTGTGGCTTCCAGCCGGTAAGCGAAATCAATGACTTTTATCGACCTGGTGACGGCAAAACTACTTTTGGTAAACGGCTCGACCTGCCATAA
- a CDS encoding ATP-grasp domain-containing protein, translated as MSTQVRDDAEEEFDSPETIEAIADALKWMGHSVELLGDGVSLVRRLLVEERPEFVFNIAEGRGLSRSREAWAPAVLEMFDVPYTGSDPLTLAATLDKICAKRLVHEAGVTVPAGVLVDHWPYEYSAQLAALALPVIVKPAFEGSSKGINNKSVVDDHAMLQEVVAQCRADYCQPVLIEQFIDGDELTVGVIGNSPPEVMGIMRVVPMVSRDRFVYGLDVKRDWRRQVQYEIPAQLSPVSKEAVRASALTAFRALGCRDVARLDFRVADGIPYFLEANPLPGLAPGSGDLVLLAEGMGIGYRELIARILDAALARNRSERDFRSGNNGQSSSLAAGVLNAT; from the coding sequence TTGTCAACTCAAGTACGTGACGACGCGGAGGAAGAATTCGATTCTCCTGAAACGATTGAGGCCATTGCCGATGCTCTGAAATGGATGGGGCACAGCGTGGAGCTGTTGGGCGATGGCGTATCGCTGGTTCGTCGTTTGCTTGTCGAAGAACGTCCCGAGTTCGTATTCAATATTGCAGAAGGGCGAGGCCTTAGCCGTTCACGAGAAGCGTGGGCGCCAGCGGTGTTGGAAATGTTTGATGTTCCGTACACGGGTTCCGATCCGCTCACACTGGCTGCAACGCTCGATAAAATTTGTGCGAAGCGGTTGGTGCACGAGGCTGGTGTAACGGTGCCGGCGGGAGTGCTTGTCGATCACTGGCCGTACGAATACTCTGCTCAGCTCGCCGCACTAGCGTTGCCGGTTATTGTTAAACCTGCTTTTGAAGGTTCCAGCAAAGGCATCAACAACAAAAGTGTTGTGGACGATCACGCAATGTTGCAAGAAGTAGTGGCTCAGTGCCGCGCAGACTATTGCCAGCCGGTCCTGATCGAGCAGTTCATTGACGGAGACGAGCTAACCGTCGGGGTTATTGGTAATTCTCCTCCGGAAGTAATGGGTATCATGCGAGTCGTGCCGATGGTTAGCCGAGATCGATTTGTCTACGGACTGGATGTGAAGCGCGATTGGCGACGACAAGTTCAATACGAGATTCCGGCGCAGTTAAGCCCAGTGAGCAAGGAAGCTGTCCGGGCCTCCGCCCTCACGGCATTTCGTGCGTTGGGATGCCGCGACGTTGCTCGACTCGATTTTCGCGTTGCTGATGGAATCCCGTATTTTTTGGAGGCCAATCCGCTGCCTGGGCTGGCGCCAGGCTCGGGCGACCTGGTGCTGCTAGCCGAAGGCATGGGAATTGGATATCGTGAGTTGATCGCCCGGATTCTGGATGCCGCTTTGGCTCGGAACCGATCTGAACGTGATTTTCGAAGCGGCAACAATGGCCAGTCGTCGAGTCTTGCCGCCGGCGTATTGAACGCCACGTAA